The following coding sequences are from one Quercus lobata isolate SW786 unplaced genomic scaffold, ValleyOak3.0 Primary Assembly Scq3eQI_257, whole genome shotgun sequence window:
- the LOC115973460 gene encoding purine permease 21-like: protein MGQAQNLQLQVTVQEAEEANTPGHINATNQSTISQPRTFMQWLRMTIFTLFVLSGQSAAILLGRFYYDKGGKSKWTATLVQIAGFPIIIPYYYISPPEKTTTNSIHRNEPSTLILALIYVSLGVLQAANSMMYTVGLLHLPVSTFALICASQLTFNAFFSFLINSQKFTPFIINSLVLLTISSALLVFQTNSMNPTGNSNVIYEIGLFCTVGASAGFGLMLSLTELSFHKILRRETFTVILEMIIYQSLVATCATLVGLFASGEWKGLKREMDEFELGKFIYVSTLIWTAIAWQIFNIGAVGLIHEVSSLFSNVISVLGLPVIPVLAAIFFHDKMDGVKAISMVLAIWGFISYFYEHYLDDSEAKAEKRDVKEETSMRPLLKEVTDEQDGLKNIYQKIPLSTETKFYEH, encoded by the exons ATGGGGCAAGCTCAAAATCTGCAACTCCAAGTCACGG TTCAAGAAGCTGAAGAAGCAAACACACCTGGTCATATCAATGCCACCAACCAATCAACAATCTCACAACCCAGAACCTTTATGCAGTGGCTCCGAATGACCATCTTTACACTCTTTGTCCTCTCCGGCCAGTCAGCAGCTATACTCTTGGGAAGATTCTACTATGACAAAGGTGGAAAGAGCAAATGGACAGCAACACTAGTGCAAATTGCAGGATTCCCAATCATCATTCCTTACTACTACATCTCTCCACCTGAAAAGACTACTACAAACAGTATCCACAGGAATGAGCCCTCCACCTTAATCCTTGCTTTGATATATGTCTCTTTAGGTGTACTTCAGGCAGCAAACAGCATGATGTATACGGTTGGGCTCTTGCACCTTCCAGTATCTACTTTTGCACTTATTTGCGCATCCCAGTTGACCTTCAATGCTTTCTTCTCCTTCCTTATAAATTCCCAGAAGTTTACTCCTTTTATAATCAATTCTCTAGTCCTTCTCACCATCTCCTCCGCCCTGCTGGTATTTCAAACCAATTCTATGAACCCCACCGGAAACTCTAATGtgatttatgaaattggacTCTTTTGCACTGTTGGTGCATCTGCTGGATTCGGATTGATGCTTTCCCTTACAGAGCTCTCCTTCCATAAGATTTTAAGAAGGGAAACATTTACAGTGATTTTGGAAATGATAATCTATCAGTCACTGGTAGCAACTTGTGCTACACTGGTGGGGCTCTTTGCTAGCGGAGAGTGGAAAGGTCTAAAGAGAGAGATGGACGAGTTTGAACTGGGGAAGTTTATTTATGTCAGTACTTTGATTTGGACAGCTATAGCTTGGCAGATTTTCAATATTGGCGCAGTAGGCTTGATACATGAAGTGTCTTCCCTGTTCTCCAATGTCATAAGTGTGTTGGGTTTGCCTGTTATTCCAGTTCTAGCCGCAATCTTCTTTCATGACAAAATGGATGGGGTAAAGGCGATTTCCATGGTGTTGGCTATTTGGGGCTTTATTTCATATTTCTATGAGCACTACCTTGATGATTCTGAGGCCAAGGCTGAAAAGAGAGATGTCAAGGAAGAAACTTCAATGCGTCCCCTGTTGAAAGAGGTTACCGACGAACAAGATGGGCTAAagaatatttatcaaaaaattccACTTTCCacagaaacaaaattttatgagCACTGA